The DNA window AATTATATATCCCCATGATCATAATTACTCGTATAATAAATGCATTGAGTGTGGAACTATCCTACTTGATAGCAAGTGTGTTTGAATGCATTTCATAGCAAGATTCTTTCTGTTCAATCCTTCAAATGCCATCATTTGTCTCCTCTTAAAGCAACCAGTTAGAATTCAACTAATTCAGGCTATATTCCAACTACTGGTTAAGAGCATTTGATGATGACCTAAACCGAGTTCTTTTTGACAAACTGGTGCTATGAAATTAATTAggtcatgaaaaagaaaagacccACAAGCTAAGAAGATAGAGACGCTGCCACTCATGAAGATAGGTAGGAATGTAGGATAGCTAGGGAAGATATCGGTTTTTAAAACTAAGCTTCTCCACTTCTAAGTTCTAACCATCTCCTTCAAACCCTACCATACATGTCTCAATGATGAACAGACAAAAGAAAGGGAACTGCCATATCATGAGATACTACTTTAGTTTGCTAAATCAGCATGCTTAGCTTGCTTGGCCCGCTTTCTCTTTTCGCCTTTCTTAAAGTCGTGAGGTTCTACAACAAAGTAGAGACCAATAAACTAAGTAGCACGATCCcctcttttctatttttgctTGAAAAGGAGCTTTGCTTATTGGACCTTCATTACAGCCTGTATTTTTTAGCATCGATCGCTTCATGCTTGGAGGGTCAAGATGAATCAACGAGGTTTAATTGCTCGgcaaagaaaaatagtttttatcgTTACCTATTTTTTAACTCTAATTTTTCTacgttttttgaaaaattatatttttatccaatttaattttttaatatttaatgtaatttttaattatgatgattatatatatatatatatatatatatatatatatatataaaagaagagtttagagagtaaaataaaagagagggagaacgaagggaaaataataataggagattaggcaaaaaagaaaaaaaataaatgagaggatcaatagatttgaaaaattaatgaaggagatcctacactttaaaaaaaaattaattaattagaaattcatGGTCAAGAAGGATATAATATAATTGcctaatattattttaccagtttagttttttttattttaccgaggatctcaaataatataaatagaaaaaaaacatgtatagagagaaaaattgaaaggaagatatttttgaaaaataaactagcaaaaacccaagaaagaaaaaaaaaaaagcaatccaGAAAATCCAGCAGTGACAACCTCCTTCTCAACCGTCGATCTCTCACCAAATATAATTAGAATCTGGCTCGGGTCCTAAATCAGGTTAGACAACTATGaattcaagaaatataattagaatcaacaaatcttttatttcattaataattaattattaaatgacTTGGTTACATGTTATTATTAACAATGATAAATTGatgttgaaagaataagatAAAAGATAGTTAAAGATAACTCCCTTGATTAAAAGTTGGTTTtctagattttttgtttttaaaagtgttttgaaaaaaattaaattttttttatttgtttctttactttaaattattttttaatgttttcatatcgttttgatgtaaaaaataatttaaaaaaaatattttgatgtatttttaagttaaaaatattttaacaagcaACCGTTACTACACTCCTAAATATTCCATCAATgacaagaaaaggagagagagagagcaaactttttataaacttataacaatattaaaaaaaatttgcggCCTAAGTAAAATCAATCATTtcccttaaaaataaataaatattagccATTCAAACtactataataaatattatgtaactaaactattaaaagaaaacccTTAATTATATGAAAGATACTACAATTCTAACTCCTGCATCATTCTATCCGGTTGGAATTTTTAAACTCGGTTACTAGTTTTTCATGGCTATCATTTACTAGTAACATCGTTCTTCTTGTCAAGTTCATCATTTCAATAAACTACATCTCTTGCTTACTTGATTGTCATCCCTAAAATCGTGATCAAATTTATACCAAgaaatatagaaagaaaaagacaggATAGCTAGAGATAACTAACATGGCCAAAAACTAGGtgaacaatttgaaaaaaagaagaagctttttataaaattatcaaaataaagcTAAAGCAAAGAAAGGCTAATCGTAACGCAAGGTGTGGTGATTGGAGGGGGCCATCTCCCCCATGCTCTCAAGTGCATTGCACCCCTTCATCATGGCTTACTcactttattaattaatccaaATTTTCACCATTAATGAAACTTTCGGTGCTgcgctttttatattttttttcccggtAAAAAACCAGCATCCCCTGCCTCCctctaaaataacattttttttaatttctatgctTTTACCTTGGTTTATTTAGTACAGTTTAATTAAGTTGAGAGCTTTTGGTATAATATGGCAGTAACATACTAATTAACAAGCATAAAGGTAGCTGTTTTATATGAAGGGGGGGTGGCATTGGAGTTTACGAGGGCACTAGCCAAGATAGCATGAGTAACAACTGGCAATGGCTCCCAAAGTCACGAGTTGTGGGTATGATTGGTTCATGAAACAGGGCTCGTGGGTTTCAACTTTCTTACCCATCTTTCtttactaaatttttaaataagtttggCCAGCATTAGAAAAGCAAAGGGCAAGAAAAAGGAGTGTTGGGAAAAAATGAACAGACTGATGGTAAAGAGAGACactaacaaaaaaagagaggctaGAATTCGAAAGCTGCCAATTCTCTCCCCACCTTTCTTTTAAAACCTTCTACACAGACccatcaaaacccaaaaaaccatATAGGTCATCAAGCTCAAGAAAACGAGAGGGTCTGAGTTATTAGTTCATATTAagctgaaaaaaaatcaaaatgaaaggaAGAGAAAGCAGGAGAGCTCCATCAGCAGATCTGTTAGTATGTTTTCCTTCTAGAGCCCATCTAACATTAATGCCCAAACCCATTTGCAGTCCTGCAAGGCCATTAGAACCCAGCAAACCCCACCAGAACCGCCACCACCACCGACAACAACGGCCCCACCATTTGAAGAAATCCAGCCCTAGGGGTGGTGGAAGCCGAGCCAGTCCTCTCTTATGGACCAAAACCAGGCAAATGGACTCGGAGTTATCAGAACCAACATCGCCAAAAGTAACATGCGCTGGGCAGATCAAAGTCAGACACAAGGCAAGCTCGTGCAAGAACTGGCAATCAGTCATGGAAGAGATTGAAAGGATTCACATCAGCAAGAAAAGCACCAAAAAATCAACCTGGCTTGACTCACTGGGATTCAAGAAAGATATAATGCAATTCTTAACATGTTTAAGAAACATAAGATTCGATTTTCGATGCTTTGGTTCCTTTCCAGCTCAATCAGATATCACTAGTAATGATGAAGAAGAATATGAAGAGTATGGGGAATATCAAGAAAACCATGTTGGAGCTGATGGAAGAATTGACAAAGAGGATTCAAGAACCATATTTTCTAAATGGTTCATGATGCTGCAAGAGAATCAGAATAGCACTACTGGGTTCTTCAAAGAAGACGCTAAACAGAAAGAGAGGTCTTGCAATGATGAGTCTCTAGCTGCGCCCTCTGTTCCACCACCAAATGCTCTCCTGCTTATGAGGTGTAGGTCTGCTCCGGCGAAGAGTTGgcaggaagaagaggaagaagaagaagaagaagaagaagagcaagagcaagacaGGAagcaagaagagaagaaaggaaagaattTGAAGGCCTTAATGGAGGAAGAGggaaaaaacagtaaaaaagagAACTTGGTAGTGATGAGCTATGATACAGATTTCTATAAACTTTCAACTGATATAGCTAAGGAAACATGGGTTGTTGGTGGAATGAAAGATACAGTAGCAAGAAGTAGAAGTTGGAAGAGATGATCATGAACCTGGTGATCCTGCTACATTTTCCATTTTACTTAGCCCTGCCAAGTAATTACTTCCCGTCTGTTCAATAATTACTTTTTCTACTATTcctttcaaaattattgaaGTTGAATTAATACATCCTGTTCTATGAAAATAAGGTCGGTTTACTAGTTCTTTTCCTCTTCTGAAACAGGCACACAGGGGAGTTAAATTCTCCTTCCTATtcaaagctaaagctaaagggGACAATTCCTGTTTTGTGAAAGCAATGCATGGGCTTGTTTTCCTCTTCTGAAATAACAAGTAACACAAAGTCAAAAGGGACGATTCCTGTTTTGTAAATAAAAGGACGGCCACAACACaaatttctcttcctcttctgaAACGGGTGCACAGAGGAtgtcaaattttcttttctgttcaATGTATAATAACAGCAGTAGCAAAAGGCAacaattccttctttttttcctttgattttttttaaatatatgttggtttcctttttttattattattatcgtggTTTAATGACGTAAATTTTATTATGAGATTAGCAAATTTATTGAGGTTggctagttttttttccttttatttaattgagtttttttttttttattcaatttcaacctttaatatttagttgattgagaatcattttgtttttaaacctaTTAAATCAACCGGgtcatattaaattattaaaataattatgtattaaatatattaaaatataattgactcttccaaatatattttttttattggagtacacaaataaaaaaaataaaaaattatatttatactatttaaataGTCATATTactaatttaactattttaaatatcatcttGTGTCTTTCGTAGGGCTTTTTTGAATTGCATAGACGATGACGATAGTTGAATATACCAGCTTCGTATCGTTTATGTTATTCTATAGTGCTTGCACGTGCATGTATCCATGTAGACTAGAGACAATCGAAGAGTCACATGCAATTTGATCCAGATTCCCTGTCTCTCTTGTATGTTCGTTTTGTCACAGAATGAGCTTGTCCAAGTTAATTTTTGGTGGAGAATACGAATCTTCTGCAAAATTTTCATCAGAAAACAGAAGAACCTTAAGTAAAATTCCACCAGAGGTCCAAAAGTTAGACAGGGGAACTGAAGGAGTGCATGGCTCAGCCATGTCAAATTTACTGATCCTGCTCCTGGCTCAAGGATAGCGATCATATTTCGGTctatgccaaaaaaaaagaggggataGGGGTTGTAAAGCGGGTATTGAGTTGAAGCTGCCATTTCACTCATAAGAATTTATTTCCCTCGTCAAATAAAAACGTCTCGTATTTCTCGTTAAGTCCATGGCACCCGCCAGCAAATGCTTAAATTTCAGGTGAAGTTACAGAGTGTCTAATCACTGGAAACCAACActaaattagaatttagaaccaTATTTGAGGTCCTTGGTGTCTTCACCACGTTGCTTCTTAAGTTGAACCTGTGAGTCAAGCAAGGCCCGGCCCACCTCCTCATCGGCTGGACTTTCTCTTATCAACATCTCAAAATCTTGAATCGAAGCTTCCCATCTTCCCAgctaatcat is part of the Populus trichocarpa isolate Nisqually-1 chromosome 2, P.trichocarpa_v4.1, whole genome shotgun sequence genome and encodes:
- the LOC18096230 gene encoding uncharacterized protein LOC18096230, whose translation is MKGRESRRAPSADLLVCFPSRAHLTLMPKPICSPARPLEPSKPHQNRHHHRQQRPHHLKKSSPRGGGSRASPLLWTKTRQMDSELSEPTSPKVTCAGQIKVRHKASSCKNWQSVMEEIERIHISKKSTKKSTWLDSLGFKKDIMQFLTCLRNIRFDFRCFGSFPAQSDITSNDEEEYEEYGEYQENHVGADGRIDKEDSRTIFSKWFMMLQENQNSTTGFFKEDAKQKERSCNDESLAAPSVPPPNALLLMRCRSAPAKSWQEEEEEEEEEEEEQEQDRKQEEKKGKNLKALMEEEGKNSKKENLVVMSYDTDFYKLSTDIAKETWVVGGMKDTVARSRSWKR